A window of the Shinella zoogloeoides genome harbors these coding sequences:
- a CDS encoding heavy-metal-associated domain-containing protein, whose translation MSNDATLAFTVSDMTCGHCAKTITNAVLASYPSAKIDIDLASKRVSIANAGDRAAVASVIEAEGYSPADA comes from the coding sequence ATGAGCAACGACGCCACCCTCGCCTTCACCGTTTCCGACATGACCTGCGGCCACTGCGCCAAGACGATCACCAACGCCGTCCTCGCGTCCTATCCGTCCGCCAAGATCGACATCGACCTCGCCTCCAAGCGCGTCTCCATCGCCAATGCCGGCGACCGAGCCGCCGTCGCCTCCGTCATCGAGGCGGAGGGCTATTCGCCGGCCGACGCGTGA
- a CDS encoding heavy metal translocating P-type ATPase has product MLTANDQRTIKLSISDMTCASCVRRVEKAIEKVPGVAGAAVNLATEKADVTFAGAPDAAAVAEAVRKAGYGVAEEVLEFPVEGMTCASCIGRVEKALKAVPGVLEATANLAQERARVRLLKGTASFEDLAAAIEKTGYRAIRETAAAPEEDRRAAEAKTLRRDLVIAAVLTAPLFVMEMGAHAFPSFGHTIHETLGMQTSRVIQFVLATLVLLGPGLRFFRKGIPSLRRLAPDMNSLVVIGTFAAWSFSTVATFAPGLLPGGTANVYFEAAAVIVTLILAGRYLEARAKGRTGEAIRHLAGLRAKSARVLRDGKAEDVPLESVVPGDIVLVRPGEKVPVDGEVTDGSSYVDESMITGEPMPVARQTGDRVTGGTVNTTGSLTFRATRVGADTVLSQIIRMVEDAQAAKLPIQALVDRVTQWFVPAVIAVALLTFGLWLALGPSPVLAHALVNAVAVLIIACPCAMGLATPTSIITGTGRAAELGVLFRQGTALQTLEGTDIVAVDKTGTLTLGHPTLTEIVPAEGFSRADVLMLVAAAEVHSEHPIAIAIHEAAVAEGIELPAASSFVTTSGQGIFAEVSGRKVEAGSVGFMQARGLDVAPFAGDAERLAAEGASPLYAAVDGRLAALFAVTDPVKPTTKEAVASLKALGIEVAMITGDNRRTAEAVAAKLGITKVKAEVLPDGKVAAVRDLSAGGAKKVAFVGDGINDAPALAAADTGIAIGTGTDVAIESADVVLMAGDMRGVATGIALSRATMRNIRQNLFWAFGYNVALIPLAAGLFYPAFGIQLSPALAAGAMALSSVFVVTNALRLKRFTGATA; this is encoded by the coding sequence ATGCTCACCGCAAACGACCAGCGAACCATCAAGCTTTCCATCTCCGACATGACCTGCGCCTCCTGCGTGCGCCGGGTGGAGAAGGCCATCGAAAAGGTGCCGGGCGTTGCCGGCGCCGCCGTCAACCTCGCGACGGAAAAGGCCGACGTGACCTTTGCCGGCGCACCCGATGCGGCGGCGGTCGCCGAGGCGGTGCGCAAGGCGGGCTACGGCGTCGCCGAGGAAGTGCTGGAATTTCCCGTCGAGGGCATGACCTGCGCCTCCTGCATCGGCCGCGTCGAAAAGGCGCTGAAGGCCGTGCCCGGCGTGCTGGAGGCCACGGCCAATCTGGCGCAGGAGCGCGCCCGCGTGCGTCTTCTCAAGGGGACGGCTTCCTTCGAGGATCTGGCCGCCGCCATCGAGAAGACGGGATACAGGGCCATTCGCGAGACGGCCGCCGCCCCCGAGGAAGACCGGCGGGCCGCCGAGGCGAAGACCCTGCGGCGCGATCTCGTGATCGCCGCCGTCCTCACCGCTCCGCTCTTCGTCATGGAGATGGGCGCGCACGCCTTCCCCTCCTTCGGCCATACCATCCATGAAACGCTCGGCATGCAGACGAGCCGGGTGATCCAGTTCGTGCTGGCGACGCTTGTGCTTCTCGGCCCAGGGCTGCGCTTCTTCCGCAAGGGCATTCCGAGCCTGCGGCGCCTTGCGCCGGACATGAATTCGCTCGTCGTCATCGGCACCTTCGCCGCCTGGAGCTTTTCCACCGTCGCGACCTTCGCGCCCGGCCTGCTGCCGGGCGGCACGGCCAATGTCTATTTCGAGGCAGCCGCCGTCATCGTGACGCTCATCCTCGCCGGGCGCTATCTGGAGGCGCGCGCCAAGGGGCGCACCGGCGAGGCGATCCGCCATCTTGCCGGCCTGCGGGCGAAATCGGCCCGCGTGCTGCGCGACGGCAAGGCCGAGGACGTGCCGTTGGAAAGCGTCGTGCCCGGCGATATCGTGCTGGTGCGGCCAGGCGAGAAAGTCCCGGTCGACGGCGAGGTGACGGACGGCAGCTCCTATGTCGACGAATCCATGATCACCGGCGAGCCGATGCCCGTCGCGCGCCAGACGGGCGACCGGGTGACAGGCGGCACGGTCAACACGACCGGCTCCCTCACCTTCCGCGCCACCCGCGTCGGGGCCGATACGGTGCTTTCGCAGATCATCCGCATGGTGGAAGACGCGCAGGCGGCCAAGCTGCCGATCCAGGCGCTGGTCGACCGCGTGACGCAATGGTTCGTGCCGGCGGTCATCGCCGTCGCGCTTCTGACCTTCGGCCTCTGGCTGGCGCTGGGGCCGAGCCCGGTTCTCGCCCATGCGCTGGTCAATGCCGTCGCCGTGCTCATCATCGCCTGCCCCTGCGCCATGGGGCTTGCGACGCCCACCTCCATCATCACCGGCACCGGGCGGGCGGCGGAACTCGGCGTGCTCTTCCGCCAGGGCACGGCGCTCCAGACGCTGGAGGGCACCGATATCGTCGCCGTCGACAAGACCGGCACGCTGACGCTCGGCCATCCGACGCTGACGGAAATCGTGCCGGCGGAAGGTTTTTCGCGCGCGGACGTCCTCATGCTGGTCGCCGCCGCCGAGGTGCATTCCGAGCACCCGATCGCCATCGCCATCCATGAGGCGGCGGTGGCCGAGGGCATCGAGCTTCCGGCTGCCTCCAGTTTCGTCACCACTTCGGGACAGGGTATTTTCGCCGAGGTTTCAGGCCGCAAGGTGGAGGCCGGCTCGGTCGGCTTCATGCAGGCGCGCGGCCTCGATGTCGCGCCCTTCGCCGGCGATGCCGAGCGGCTGGCCGCCGAAGGCGCCTCGCCGCTTTACGCTGCCGTCGACGGCAGGCTCGCCGCCCTTTTCGCCGTCACCGATCCCGTGAAGCCGACGACGAAAGAGGCCGTCGCCAGCCTCAAGGCGCTCGGCATCGAGGTGGCGATGATCACCGGCGACAACCGCCGCACCGCCGAGGCTGTCGCGGCCAAGCTCGGCATCACCAAAGTGAAGGCGGAGGTGCTGCCGGACGGCAAGGTCGCGGCGGTGCGCGACCTTTCGGCGGGCGGCGCGAAAAAGGTCGCCTTCGTCGGCGACGGCATCAACGATGCACCGGCGCTCGCCGCCGCCGATACGGGCATCGCCATCGGCACCGGCACGGACGTCGCCATCGAAAGCGCCGACGTGGTGCTGATGGCCGGCGACATGCGGGGCGTCGCCACCGGCATCGCCCTGTCGCGGGCGACGATGCGCAACATCCGCCAGAATCTCTTCTGGGCCTTCGGCTACAATGTCGCGCTCATTCCGCTTGCCGCCGGCCTCTTCTACCCGGCCTTCGGCATCCAGCTTTCGCCGGCGCTGGCGGCGGGCGCCATGGCGCTCTCCAGCGTCTTCGTGGTTACCAACGCGCTGCGGCTGAAACGCTTTACGGGAGCAACGGCATGA
- a CDS encoding carbon-nitrogen hydrolase family protein, with protein MRIAALQMHAIAGDGEANLQRIAAAAADAAGGGATLLIVPELAVTGYGAGDAAFARLASPATGDIAVRLGAIAQDNGIAIVAGFAEREGARTYNSALFTDGIGTNAVYRKSHLYGDYERAVFEPGSPASVMVELGGVRLGMLICYDVEFPENVRRLALAGADLVVVPTALPKGASGTFIANHMIQVRAFENQVFVAYINHCGADDRFAYAGLSRIAAPDGKLLAEAPAEGETLLFAAIRPDDYATSRAENTYLVDLGRPA; from the coding sequence ATGCGGATCGCCGCCCTCCAGATGCATGCCATCGCCGGCGACGGCGAAGCCAATCTCCAGCGTATCGCGGCGGCCGCCGCCGATGCCGCGGGCGGCGGCGCGACGCTGCTGATCGTGCCGGAACTTGCCGTCACCGGCTACGGCGCGGGGGATGCCGCCTTTGCCCGCCTCGCCTCGCCGGCGACGGGCGACATTGCGGTGAGGCTCGGCGCCATCGCGCAGGACAATGGCATCGCCATCGTCGCCGGCTTTGCCGAGCGGGAAGGCGCGCGGACCTATAACAGCGCGCTCTTCACCGACGGCATCGGCACCAATGCCGTCTACCGCAAGTCCCATCTCTACGGCGATTACGAGCGCGCCGTCTTCGAACCCGGCAGCCCCGCCTCGGTCATGGTGGAGCTTGGCGGCGTGCGCCTTGGCATGCTGATCTGCTACGACGTGGAATTTCCGGAAAACGTGCGCCGGCTGGCGCTGGCCGGCGCCGACCTCGTCGTCGTCCCGACCGCCTTGCCGAAAGGCGCGTCCGGCACCTTCATCGCCAATCACATGATCCAGGTCCGCGCCTTCGAAAACCAGGTCTTCGTCGCCTATATCAACCATTGCGGCGCGGACGACCGCTTTGCCTATGCCGGCCTCTCGCGCATCGCCGCCCCGGACGGCAAGCTGCTGGCCGAGGCCCCGGCGGAGGGCGAGACCCTGCTGTTCGCGGCAATCCGCCCCGACGACTATGCGACGTCCAGGGCGGAAAACACCTATCTCGTCGATCTCGGCCGGCCGGCCTGA
- a CDS encoding MarR family winged helix-turn-helix transcriptional regulator translates to MEKISETYEPAPDDALDTSAVAQSVTHQLRRAHGQFTNRFLLHFSRLSLRPAEFSVLSLIAQNPGRKQSEIAAALGIQRANFVVLMNELESRCLTERRSAPNDRRSHAIHLTPDGESLLADARRAEADFEADCLERLGGTRARDQFLTLLRRLLG, encoded by the coding sequence TTGGAAAAGATAAGTGAAACTTACGAACCAGCGCCCGACGACGCGCTCGACACCTCCGCCGTCGCCCAAAGCGTGACGCACCAGCTCCGGCGGGCGCACGGCCAGTTCACGAACCGTTTCCTGCTGCACTTTTCCAGACTGAGCCTGCGCCCCGCCGAGTTCAGCGTCCTGTCCCTCATCGCGCAGAATCCCGGGCGGAAGCAATCGGAGATTGCGGCGGCGCTCGGCATCCAGCGGGCGAATTTCGTGGTGCTGATGAACGAGCTGGAAAGCCGGTGCCTGACGGAACGACGCAGCGCCCCGAACGACCGCCGCTCCCATGCCATCCACCTGACCCCGGACGGGGAAAGCCTGCTGGCCGACGCCCGGCGCGCCGAGGCGGATTTCGAGGCGGACTGTCTGGAGCGGCTGGGCGGCACGCGCGCCCGCGACCAGTTCCTCACCCTTCTGCGACGTCTTCTCGGATAG
- a CDS encoding ABC transporter ATP-binding protein, whose amino-acid sequence MSGLTLQNVTKQFGTFTAVKNVQLTVPHGTFVCLLGPSGCGKTTLMRMVAGLDLPTSGEIRLDDRDITHVPTHKRDLGMVFQSLALFPHLTVGENIAYSLRIRGVGKEEQKKRVDELLSMIHLSGYADRPVAKLSGGQRQRVAIARALAISPKLFLLDEPLSALDAKLREAMQVELRQLQQRLGITTIVVTHDQREAMTMADTVVVMSGGEIRQAAPPVEIYRRPADTFVADFIGMTNLIDFSADATSASVLGAPVSGLAIPSGLTSGILSVRPEDVRLTAPGNGAITGTVTFVRDLGGTVETFVEAGGKQIVAVSMPNARPDVSVGQSVGIQLDPADCVVLKS is encoded by the coding sequence ATGTCCGGGCTGACCCTCCAGAACGTCACCAAGCAATTCGGCACGTTTACGGCCGTGAAGAACGTGCAGCTCACGGTGCCGCACGGCACCTTCGTGTGCCTGCTCGGCCCGTCCGGCTGCGGCAAGACCACCCTGATGCGCATGGTCGCCGGTCTCGACCTGCCGACGAGCGGCGAAATCCGTCTCGACGACCGGGACATCACCCATGTCCCGACCCACAAGCGCGACCTCGGTATGGTCTTCCAGTCGCTGGCGCTCTTCCCGCATCTGACGGTCGGCGAGAACATTGCCTATTCGCTGCGCATCCGCGGCGTCGGCAAGGAGGAGCAGAAGAAGCGCGTCGACGAGCTTCTTTCGATGATCCACCTTTCGGGCTACGCCGATCGCCCCGTCGCGAAACTGTCCGGCGGCCAGCGCCAGCGCGTCGCCATCGCCCGGGCGCTTGCCATCTCGCCGAAGCTCTTCCTGCTCGACGAGCCGCTTTCGGCCCTCGACGCCAAGCTGCGCGAGGCCATGCAGGTGGAACTGCGCCAGCTCCAGCAGCGCCTCGGCATCACCACCATCGTCGTCACCCACGACCAGCGCGAGGCCATGACCATGGCCGACACGGTCGTCGTGATGAGCGGCGGCGAAATCCGCCAGGCCGCCCCGCCGGTGGAAATCTACCGCCGTCCGGCCGACACCTTCGTCGCCGACTTCATCGGCATGACGAACCTCATCGATTTCTCCGCGGATGCGACAAGCGCCTCCGTCCTCGGCGCGCCGGTTTCCGGTCTCGCCATCCCCTCCGGCCTCACCTCGGGCATCCTCTCGGTGCGTCCGGAGGATGTGCGCCTCACCGCCCCCGGCAATGGCGCGATCACCGGCACGGTCACCTTCGTGCGCGATCTCGGCGGCACGGTGGAAACCTTCGTGGAGGCCGGCGGCAAACAGATCGTCGCCGTTTCCATGCCGAACGCCCGGCCGGACGTCTCCGTCGGCCAGTCCGTCGGTATTCAGCTCGACCCGGCCGATTGCGTGGTGCTGAAGTCATGA
- a CDS encoding ABC transporter substrate-binding protein, whose amino-acid sequence MRDILKTNVSRRAVLGAGVAGASLLAMPAVLRAQERSLKVGVYGGYFKDSFDKNIFGDFTKATGIAVESVAEPTGEAWLVQLEQAARAGQAPADVSMMSQVAMLKGQSTELWAPLDMAKIPNASNLIEHFINKYPDGRVAGIGAVAWYITLVTNTDVFKEAPTSWAAFWDPANADKLGLLALVSNSFLLEVTAKTHFGGTNALDTEEGILKAFEKLAEVRPNVRLWYRDEAQFEQSLKSGEIPMGQYYHDVTGLAAKDGHPVRSTFPKEGGIMDSGCWALSRASSKVEEAHIFMNYMSQPSIQALLSRKVGTAPTVKRDLLDLTAEEFAAVSSDIEPIIPRYDLYTTKADWLNQKWTEMIVG is encoded by the coding sequence ATGCGTGATATCCTCAAGACCAATGTCAGCCGCCGCGCCGTGCTCGGCGCTGGCGTTGCCGGCGCTTCGCTGCTTGCTATGCCCGCGGTCCTGCGCGCGCAGGAACGGTCGCTGAAGGTCGGCGTCTACGGCGGCTATTTCAAGGATTCCTTCGACAAGAACATCTTCGGCGATTTCACCAAGGCGACGGGCATCGCCGTGGAATCGGTCGCCGAGCCGACGGGTGAAGCCTGGCTCGTCCAGCTCGAGCAGGCCGCCCGCGCCGGCCAGGCCCCGGCCGACGTTTCCATGATGTCGCAGGTCGCCATGCTGAAGGGCCAGTCCACCGAGCTTTGGGCCCCGCTCGACATGGCGAAGATCCCGAACGCCTCGAACCTCATCGAGCATTTCATCAACAAGTATCCGGATGGCCGCGTGGCCGGCATCGGCGCCGTCGCCTGGTACATCACGCTCGTCACCAACACGGATGTCTTCAAGGAAGCGCCGACCTCCTGGGCCGCGTTCTGGGATCCGGCCAATGCCGACAAGCTCGGCCTGCTGGCGCTCGTCTCCAACTCCTTCCTGCTGGAAGTGACCGCCAAGACCCATTTCGGCGGCACGAACGCGCTCGACACCGAGGAAGGCATCCTCAAGGCCTTCGAGAAGCTCGCCGAGGTCCGCCCGAACGTGCGCCTGTGGTATCGCGACGAGGCGCAGTTCGAGCAGTCGCTGAAGTCGGGCGAAATCCCGATGGGCCAGTATTATCATGACGTGACGGGCCTTGCCGCCAAGGACGGCCATCCGGTCCGCTCCACCTTCCCCAAGGAAGGCGGCATCATGGACTCGGGCTGCTGGGCGCTGTCGCGCGCTTCCAGCAAGGTCGAAGAAGCCCATATCTTCATGAACTACATGAGCCAGCCGTCGATCCAGGCGCTGCTGTCGCGCAAGGTCGGCACCGCGCCGACCGTCAAGCGCGACCTGCTCGACCTGACGGCCGAGGAATTCGCCGCGGTTTCGTCCGATATCGAGCCGATCATCCCGCGCTACGATCTCTACACCACCAAGGCCGACTGGCTGAACCAGAAGTGGACGGAAATGATCGTCGGCTGA
- a CDS encoding aminotransferase: MARFNPLVETLAAPPIPSVFAWAAAYDGRNGPMIDLSQAVPGYPPHPEMLRLLGENAASRAYTGYGPIEGEDSLRAAYAAYLRETYGAPLAADNVHITSGCNQAFICAAMAIAGAGDAVLMSDPYYFNQETTLAMLGIKTRFAPCDPQNGFLPDIDALAAAIAPDVRAIALVSPNNPTGAVYPPALLSAIYDLCAARGIWLILDETYRDFLPAGAGRPHELFGRKGWEETLIGLYSFSKSFCIPGHRLGAITAGPAVVEQVAKIMDNLQICPPRSAQAAVATALPLLADWREENRREIARRVEALRAAMAGAPAWRIGAVGAYFAFIGHPFDGVSSARVAEKLAKEAGILCLPGSYFGARQEGYLRFAFANADVDTIGLLQDRLRRFALD, encoded by the coding sequence ATGGCCCGCTTCAATCCGCTCGTCGAAACCCTCGCCGCACCGCCGATCCCCTCCGTCTTCGCCTGGGCCGCCGCCTATGACGGCCGCAACGGGCCGATGATCGACCTGTCGCAGGCCGTGCCCGGCTATCCGCCGCATCCGGAAATGCTGCGCCTCCTCGGCGAAAACGCCGCCTCCCGCGCCTATACCGGCTACGGCCCCATCGAGGGCGAGGACAGCCTGCGCGCGGCCTATGCGGCCTACCTGCGCGAGACCTATGGCGCGCCGCTCGCGGCCGATAATGTCCACATCACCTCCGGCTGCAACCAGGCCTTCATCTGCGCCGCCATGGCGATTGCCGGGGCGGGCGACGCCGTGCTGATGAGCGATCCCTATTACTTCAACCAGGAAACCACCCTTGCCATGCTCGGCATCAAGACGCGGTTCGCGCCCTGCGACCCGCAGAACGGTTTCCTGCCGGATATCGACGCGCTTGCCGCCGCCATCGCGCCGGATGTACGGGCCATCGCGCTCGTCTCCCCGAACAACCCGACGGGGGCGGTCTATCCGCCGGCGCTGCTTTCGGCCATCTACGACCTGTGCGCCGCGCGCGGCATCTGGCTCATTCTCGACGAGACCTATCGCGACTTCCTGCCTGCCGGCGCGGGCCGCCCGCACGAGCTGTTCGGCCGCAAGGGCTGGGAAGAAACGCTGATCGGCCTCTACAGCTTCTCGAAATCCTTCTGCATTCCCGGTCACCGCCTCGGCGCCATCACGGCCGGCCCCGCCGTCGTCGAGCAGGTGGCGAAGATCATGGACAATCTCCAGATCTGCCCGCCGCGCTCGGCCCAGGCAGCCGTCGCAACCGCCCTGCCGCTTCTTGCCGACTGGCGCGAGGAGAACCGGCGCGAGATCGCCCGCCGCGTGGAGGCGCTGCGCGCCGCCATGGCCGGCGCTCCGGCCTGGCGCATCGGCGCGGTCGGCGCCTATTTCGCCTTCATCGGCCATCCGTTCGACGGCGTCTCCTCGGCAAGGGTGGCGGAGAAGCTCGCCAAGGAAGCCGGCATCCTCTGCCTTCCCGGCAGCTATTTCGGCGCGCGGCAGGAAGGCTATCTGCGCTTTGCCTTCGCCAATGCCGATGTCGACACGATCGGCCTGCTGCAGGACCGCCTCCGGCGATTCGCCCTCGATTGA
- a CDS encoding LysR substrate-binding domain-containing protein yields the protein MASRLPPLNPLRAFEATVRRGSVSAAARELSVTHGAISHQIRALEEALGMALFERGGKRLKLTPQGALLLPAVTNAFGEIAAATALMRQPETRGEITIACVPALLSLWLLPRLDTFTDQFPGVRVSLIASNDADHLRSLDTDVCVFYGDGNWPDCWTRLWSNIQLFPVASPTLLNSRPLRSVRDLADHTLFHGDDGREWNTWLAAADAIDMVRGSQHFMSDARLSTEAALHGHGIALGDTITAGNLIARGELVVPFDLTVPANHAFYVACRQSARQTPIVKVFIDWLFASLEEALPEPQASARMLLRGRARTAEPHRPLPAPAPRRTASSPQRKTRA from the coding sequence ATGGCCTCGCGCCTGCCGCCGCTCAATCCCCTGCGCGCCTTCGAGGCCACCGTCCGCCGGGGTTCCGTCTCGGCCGCCGCCCGGGAATTGAGCGTCACGCACGGCGCGATCAGCCACCAGATCCGCGCGCTGGAAGAAGCGCTCGGCATGGCGCTCTTCGAGCGCGGCGGCAAGCGGCTGAAGCTGACGCCGCAGGGCGCGCTGCTGCTGCCGGCCGTCACCAACGCCTTCGGGGAGATCGCGGCGGCGACCGCGCTCATGCGCCAGCCGGAAACGCGCGGCGAGATCACCATCGCCTGCGTGCCGGCCCTGCTCTCGCTCTGGCTGCTCCCGCGCCTCGACACTTTCACCGACCAGTTTCCCGGCGTGCGCGTCTCGCTGATCGCCTCCAACGACGCCGATCACCTGCGTTCGCTGGATACCGACGTCTGCGTCTTCTACGGCGACGGCAACTGGCCGGACTGCTGGACGCGGCTGTGGTCCAATATCCAGCTCTTCCCGGTCGCAAGCCCGACGCTGCTCAACAGCCGGCCGCTGCGCTCCGTGCGCGACCTTGCCGACCACACGCTCTTTCACGGCGACGACGGGCGCGAGTGGAACACCTGGCTTGCGGCGGCCGACGCCATCGACATGGTGCGCGGCAGCCAGCATTTCATGAGCGACGCCCGCCTTTCCACCGAGGCCGCGCTGCATGGCCACGGCATCGCGCTCGGCGATACGATCACGGCCGGCAACCTCATCGCCCGCGGCGAACTGGTCGTGCCCTTCGACCTGACGGTGCCGGCCAACCACGCCTTCTACGTCGCCTGCCGGCAATCCGCCCGCCAGACGCCGATCGTCAAGGTGTTCATCGACTGGCTCTTCGCCTCGCTGGAGGAGGCCCTGCCCGAACCGCAGGCCTCCGCCCGCATGCTGCTGCGCGGCCGCGCCCGCACGGCCGAACCCCATCGCCCCCTCCCGGCCCCGGCACCGCGCCGCACGGCCTCCAGCCCCCAGCGCAAGACCCGCGCCTGA
- a CDS encoding ABC transporter permease, with protein sequence MRREAPQKLSDYGPLVFPAGMLIVFFVVPFATMIAVSFFKRDPAGFYSADFVFDNYARFLSLFFGKVLGFSLLLAVTVAICCVALAVPFTYLLSRAKRRTQVLWLVGLLSILSLSEVIIGFAWSTLFSRTAGITNLLVTLGIMKEAVALNPSFGAVLTAMVYQALPYTVLVLYPALVRLDPTLTEAARTLGASPVKSFFTVVVPALRNTIVATLIMVFIFALGSYLLPQILGRPQHWTLSVLITDQAIYQSNMPFAAAMAVFLVLVTLGLVALTVYAGRKGEAA encoded by the coding sequence ATGAGACGCGAAGCCCCGCAGAAGCTTTCCGACTACGGGCCGCTCGTCTTTCCGGCGGGCATGCTGATCGTCTTCTTCGTCGTGCCCTTCGCGACGATGATCGCCGTCTCCTTCTTCAAGCGCGATCCGGCCGGCTTCTATTCGGCCGACTTCGTCTTCGACAATTACGCCCGTTTCCTCAGCCTGTTCTTCGGCAAGGTGCTGGGCTTCTCGCTCCTGCTGGCCGTCACCGTCGCCATCTGCTGCGTGGCGCTCGCCGTGCCCTTCACCTACCTGCTCTCGCGCGCCAAGCGGCGCACGCAGGTGCTCTGGCTGGTCGGCCTGCTGTCGATCCTGTCGCTGTCGGAGGTCATCATCGGCTTTGCCTGGTCGACGCTCTTCTCGCGCACCGCCGGCATTACCAACCTTCTCGTCACGCTCGGCATCATGAAGGAGGCCGTGGCGCTGAACCCGAGCTTCGGCGCGGTGCTGACGGCCATGGTCTATCAGGCGCTGCCCTATACCGTGCTCGTGCTCTATCCCGCCCTCGTGCGCCTCGACCCCACCTTGACGGAGGCCGCCCGCACCCTTGGCGCATCCCCGGTCAAGTCCTTCTTCACCGTCGTCGTGCCGGCGCTGCGCAACACCATCGTCGCGACGCTGATCATGGTCTTCATCTTCGCGCTCGGCTCCTATCTCCTGCCGCAGATCCTCGGCCGGCCGCAGCACTGGACGCTCTCCGTGCTCATCACCGATCAGGCGATCTACCAGTCCAATATGCCGTTCGCCGCCGCCATGGCCGTGTTCCTCGTGCTCGTCACGCTCGGCCTCGTCGCGCTCACGGTCTATGCCGGCCGCAAGGGAGAAGCCGCATGA
- a CDS encoding ABC transporter permease translates to MNTFLQRAYLGLVGLFLCLPIIVVAGVSVNEKQTLAFPPQGFSLGWYGEIFANVEWRNALFASVTLAALSAAVALLIALPLAWFLWRRDAPWANIFQLLGIAPFTLPPVITALGLLTFWATTGFYGQPVTAVISHAIFFVTLPLVTLSLGFSSIDRSLVEAAATMGADDRTIFRTVVLPLILPYLVSGYAFAFVLSLNEYIVAYMTIGFTMETLPIKIFNALRYGYTPTMASVTVLFVAIAATIFGLVARFGDLPRLLGAMPSKE, encoded by the coding sequence ATGAACACCTTCCTGCAGCGCGCCTATCTCGGCCTCGTCGGTCTCTTCCTCTGCCTGCCGATCATCGTCGTCGCCGGCGTCTCGGTAAACGAGAAGCAGACGCTCGCCTTCCCCCCGCAGGGCTTCTCGCTCGGCTGGTACGGCGAAATCTTCGCCAATGTCGAATGGCGCAACGCGCTTTTCGCCTCGGTCACGCTCGCCGCCCTCTCGGCCGCCGTGGCGCTCCTGATCGCGCTGCCGCTCGCCTGGTTCCTCTGGCGGCGCGATGCGCCCTGGGCCAATATCTTCCAGCTCCTCGGCATCGCGCCCTTCACGCTGCCGCCGGTCATCACCGCGCTCGGCCTGCTCACCTTCTGGGCGACGACCGGCTTTTACGGCCAGCCCGTGACCGCCGTCATCAGCCACGCCATCTTCTTCGTGACGCTGCCGCTGGTGACGCTCTCGCTCGGCTTCTCCTCCATCGACCGCTCGCTGGTGGAAGCCGCCGCGACCATGGGGGCCGATGACCGCACGATCTTCCGCACCGTGGTCCTGCCGCTGATCCTGCCCTATCTCGTTTCCGGCTACGCCTTCGCCTTCGTGCTGTCGCTCAACGAATATATCGTGGCCTACATGACGATCGGCTTCACCATGGAAACGCTGCCGATCAAGATCTTCAACGCGCTTCGCTACGGCTATACGCCGACCATGGCCTCGGTCACGGTTCTCTTCGTCGCGATCGCCGCCACCATCTTCGGCCTCGTCGCCCGCTTCGGCGACCTGCCGAGGCTGCTCGGCGCCATGCCGTCAAAGGAATAG